One genomic region from Drosophila subpulchrella strain 33 F10 #4 breed RU33 chromosome 2R, RU_Dsub_v1.1 Primary Assembly, whole genome shotgun sequence encodes:
- the LOC119548993 gene encoding STE20-like serine/threonine-protein kinase isoform X4 — MSFINNLKKVFHLGGGEAKKKRLYNNIKMDTDPEELWEMVGELGDGAFGKVYKAQHKEHKRYAAAKMCQLEDEENLSDHMVEIDILSEIKHPNIVELYEAFSLDDKLWMLIEYCDGGALDSIMVELEKPLTEPQIAYVCKHMTEGLTFLHRNKVIHRDLKAGNVLLTMEGGVKLADFGVSAKNKHTMQKHDTFIGTPYWMAPELVLCETFRDNPYDHKVDIWSLGITLIELAQMEPPNSEMSPMRVLLKIQKSEPPKLEQPSRWSKEFNDFLKKSLVKDPQVRPTTDVLMQHGFINRNLDSKPIKDLLLEYKAEVVEEVVDDETEEPRNSALQLDLDDDSASLQSQDIDKLPGTPTSILRDAKEQSQPSSSLPIAAAATAAAAAATTTTKATTPDRPNHTKDDNAEAAAQQPPHTKVPAPAPPSSQQTPTPQVQQPPTPPAQTTAAVLQKKQEDAAAVAEAAEKTESDKKHFVKKEKGKAPPPPSPLGLANAKLPSDSQTSPKKLATPEPASPVTTAIEVAIGQETMEPKPQPPSPTASSIVSVQSVASSSSSGSVSNAILSSSTSLITINSDPPTPQHHQPLPPQAQHLVLPNSLESVSQITVVTSTHPPVIIDNSVPPPQNEVIIVSNDLNKSTHLHESSTDDDFPSLDDSLGDASTPPHKQSSMILAVNEPAGIVPAPPPQPQTASTVHARKLDESEVLIVSPSYADDDSAYNTASGSHSHDHSDHLMDTSHVSVVTVGDEVVKVKDSSNELGKRQPNGVGIVPEDVNIIVNRFKHDKRSPDSSLSENGSVRGRRGIEVQVGGSGGSDVDSIGTNTSQDSRHETDHNNKPPPAAVLMPPPPPSVTNNHNHETIDEEEEVVIRPKARVPPVVKGVNAQGLTKEEIELRNLRKKTRKRTRKFEIDGVQMTTTTSRVIYGDDENGRIYDDHDFRKQELRELKMLQKQEKKQQTELYVKEQQAKEQQDRRFEQERSSLEKTYEADMDMLARQHKQLVEKTEQTQENELRSSSKRIRSEQEQELKIFRENLKQEIRLLKQEVDLFPKDKRKDEFKQRRSAMELDHEEKERAFLDSLKERHELLLRRLSEKHRDHLATINRNFLQQKQNAMRTREALLWELEEKQLHERHQLSKRHVKDLCFMQRHQMIIRHEKELDQVKRMLQRKEEDMVKKQTMEKRALPKRIRAERKARDLMFRESLRISTHLDPDIERDRLKKFQEQEKKRYMQEERRFEVKHQKQLEELRATRESAIKELEQLQNEKRRALVEHEQSKLSEIDERLKGELREWREQLVPRKQELNQLIKLAIDQHEKRFGLVTNREEFEDQEVELPVRLRNIYNERSSRMLPRNTFIDPQHMPRSRSSLLMMGGGGSRLSNFRGSAPDLSQSVPSTPILHKQQRSQMISDLVLEEDEEQMLSEQMKRASVTTLPAQNQLRLITHLPANELVKVVTSTPPLNSAEDVSAKPAMSTFRGGSASPKTPDELGLVTNRFSRLDAKAATEANNVELRIHEGPVLTAHTQRLLHTTSFAIKRPSLASRSSGRSSLSSAQSMYNINELSTRFTSDADLVFDSGRKAAALLDEVQPQLRSSVKPGHSHLNGSVASADSAASSEDFYYDLYTAKYRLPRQLQQRLQQEVSPLIYPQCASQLYDMVQYPISDGSGRHCRLEETFAQQLDEMETLYGGALIVSMPSATLQRDHFTGSTRSSLSSYSEG; from the exons ATGTCTTTTATCAACAACCTGAAGAAGGTCTTCCACCTCGGCGGGGGTGAGGCCAAGAAGAAGCGCCTGTACAACAACATTAAGATGGACACGGATCCGGAGGAGCTCTGGGAAATGGTGGGGGAGCTGGGCGATGGGGCCTTCGGCAAGGTCTACAAGGCCCAGCACAAGGAGCACAAGCGCTACGCCGCCGCCAAGATGTGCCAGCTGGAGGACGAGGAGAACCTCAGCGatcacatggtcgagatcgaTATTCTCTCGGAGATCAAGCACCCGAATATAGTGGAGCTTTATGAAGCCTTCTCCCTCGACGACAAGCTGTGG ATGCTCATCGAGTACTGCGACGGCGGAGCCCTGGACAGCATCATGGTGGAGCTAGAGAAGCCCCTGACTGAGCCGCAGATTGCCTATGTTTGCAAACACATGACCGAGGGTCTCACCTTCCTGCACCGCAACAAAGTCATTCATCGCGATTTAAAGGCAGGAAACGTGCTGCTCACCATGGAAGGTGGCGTTAAGTTGG CGGACTTTGGTGTTTCGGCCAAGAACAAACACACCATGCAGAAGCACGACACCTTCATCGGCACTCCCTACTGGATGGCCCCGGAGCTGGTGCTCTGCGAAACGTTCCGGGACAACCCGTACGATCACAAAGTAGACATCTGGTCACTGGGCATCACGCTCATCGAGCTGGCCCAGATGGAGCCTCCCAACAGCGAGATGTCACCCATGCGAGTCCTGCTCAAGATCCAAAAGAGCGAGCCCCCCAAGCTGGAGCAGCCCTCCAGGTGGAGCAAGGAGTTCAATGACTTCCTCAAGAAGTCCTTAGTCAAG GATCCCCAGGTTAGGCCCACGACGGATGTGCTGATGCAGCATGGCTTCATCAACAGGAATCTGGATTCCAAGCCCATCAAGGATCTGCTGCTCGAGTACAAGGCCGAGGTCGTGGAGGAGGTGGTGGACGACGAGACCGAG GAACCCCGCAACTCGGCGCTCCAGCTCGACCTGGACGATGACTCTGCTTCGCTGCAGAGCCAAGACATTGACAAAC TTCCAGGTACACCTACATCCATTTTGCGGGATGCCAAAGAGCAGTCCCAACCAAGTAGCAGTTTACCAATCGCAGCAGcggcaactgcagcagcagcagcagctacaACCACAACTAAAGCAACCACTCCGGACAGACCAAACCACACAAAGGATGACAATGCTGAAGCGGCAGCCCAGCAGCCGCCGCATACCAAAGTGCCTGCTCCAGCGCCGCCGTCGTCCCAACAAACGCCAACACCGCAAGTCCAGCAGCCACCTACACCACCAGCACAAACCACAGCGGCCGTGCTGCAAAAGAAACAAGAGGATGCGGCAGCTGTTGCAGAAGCAGCCGAAAAAACCGAGTCCGACAAGAAG CACTTTGTCAAAAAGGAAAAGGGCAAAGCCCCGCCCCCACCGTCACCGTTGGGCCTTGCAAATGCCAAGCTTCCCAGCGATTCCCAGACATCTCCCAAAAAACTGGCTACGCCTGAACCCGCCTCCCCAGTCACCACGGCCATTGAGGTGGCCATTGGCCAAGAGACGATGGAGCCGAAACCGCAGCCGCCCTCGCCCACAGCCTCCTCCATTGTGTCCGTGCAATCGGTGGCCTCCTCCAGCTCCTCGGGCAGTGTTTCGAACGCTATCCTCAGTTCAAGTACTTCCCTGATCACCATCAACAGCGATCCGCCCACACCGCAGCATCATCAACCGCTGCCCCCACAAGCGCAGCATTTGGTTCTGCCAAACAGTTTGGAGTCGGTGAGTCAGATAACAGTGGTGACTAGCACCCATCCGCCGGTGATCATCGACAACTCGGTGCCACCGCCGCAGAACGAGGTGATCATCGTGTCCAACGATCTGAACAAGAGCACTCACCTCCACGAGTCTTCGACGGATGACGACTTCCCATCGCTGGACGACAGCTTGGGCGATGCCAGCACTCCGCCCCACAAGCAATCCTCAATGATATTGGCTGTTAATGAGCCAGCAGGAATAGTTCCTGCTCCACCGCCGCAGCCGCAAACTGCTTCCACAGTGCACGCACGCAAGCTGGACGAGAGTGAGGTACTGATTGTAAGTCCGTCCTACGCGGATGATGACTCGGCTTATAACACGGCATCAGGCAGTCACAGTCACGACCACAGCGACCATCTGATGGACACGAGCCACGTGTCAGTGGTTACCGTGGGCGATGAGGTGGTCAAGGTGAAGGATAGCAGCAATGAGCTGGGCAAGCGCCAGCCCAACGGAGTCGGTATTGTGCCCGAGGACGTGAACATCATTGTGAACCGATTCAAGCATGATAAGCGATCGCCGGACAGCTCGCTGAGCGAGAATGGCTCGGTGCGCGGACGTCGAGGTATTGAGGTGCAGGTTGGCGGCAGCGGAGGATCCGACGTGGACAGCATTGGCACCAACACTAGTCAGGACAGCCGGCACGAGACGGATCACAATAACAAGCCTCCACCAGCGGCTGTGCTGATGCCTCCACCGCCTCCGTCGGTGACGAATAACCACAATCATGAGACCatcgacgaggaggaggaggtcgTGATTCGGCCCAAGGCGAGAGTTCCGCCCGTGGTCAAGGGAGTCAACGCTCAAGGTCTCACTAAGGAGGAGATTGAGCTGCGCAATCTGCGCAAGAAGACACGTAAGCGCACCCGCAAATTCGAGATCGATGGCGTGCAGATGACCACCACCACAAGTCGTGTGATCTACGGCGACGACGAGAACGGACGAATCTACGATGACCACGACTTCCGCAAGCAGGAGCTGCGCGAACTGAAGATGCTCCAGAAGCAGGAGAAGAAACAGCAGACCGAACTGTACGTAAAGGAGCAGCAGGCCAAGGAGCAGCAGGATCGCCGCTTTGAGCAGGAGCGGTCCTCGCTGGAGAAGACATACGAGGCGGACATGGATATGTTGGCGCGCCAACACAAGCAGCTAGTAGAAAAGACAGAGCAGACGCAGGAGAACGAGCTGCGTTCCTCGTCGAAGCGTATTCGCTCCGAGCAAGAGCAAGAGCTGAAGATCTTCCGCGAGAACCTCAAGCAGGAGATCCGGCTGCTCAAGCAGGAGGTGGACCTATTCCCCAAGGACAAACGCAAGGACGAGTTCAAGCAGCGCCGCTCGGCCATGGAACTTGATCACGAGGAGAAGGAGCGCGCCTTCCTCGATTCCTTGAAGGAGAGGCATGAGCTTCTATTAAGACGACTTAGCGAGAAGCATCGTGACCACCTGGCCACCATCAACCGCAACTTCCTGCAGCAGAAGCAGAACGCGATGAGAACGAGGGAAGCACTGCTCTGGGAGTTGGAGGAGAAGCAGCTGCACGAGCGACACCAGCTGTCCAAGCGGCATGTAAAGGACCTCTGTTTCATGCAGCGACACCAGATGATTATCCGCCACGAGAAGGAGCTTGATCAGGTGAAACGCATGCTGCAACGCAAGGAGGAGGACATGGTTAAGAAGCAGACGATGGAGAAGCGGGCGCTACCCAAGCGAATCCGAGCAGAGCGCAAGGCACGAGACCTTATGTTCCGTGAGTCCCTACGTATTTCCACGCACCTAGATCCAGACATTGAACGCGATCGATTGAAGAAG TTCCAGGAGCAGGAAAAGAAGCGCTACATGCAGGAGGAGCGAAGGTTCGAGGTCAAGCATCAAAAGCAATTGGAAGAGCTACGCGCCACACGCGAAAGCGCCATAAA AGAGCTGGAGCAACTTCAGAACGAGAAGCGAAGGGCTCTGGTGGAGCACGAGCAATCCAAGCTATCGGAGATCGATGAGCGACTAAAGGGGGAGCTGCGCGAGTGGCGCGAACAGTTGGTGCCCCGCAAACAG GAGCTGAACCAACTGATCAAGCTAGCCATCGATCAGCATGAGAAGCGTTTTGGCCTGGTGACCAACAGGGAGGAGTTCGAGGACCAAGAGGTGGAGCTGCCTGTGCGCCTGCGCAACATCTACAACGAGCGATCCTCGCGCATGCTGCCCCGCAACACCTTCATCGATCCTCAGCACATGCCCCGCTCCCGCTCCTCGCTCCTGATGATGGGCGGCGGTGGCAGCCGGCTGTCCAACTTCCGTGGATCGGCTCCAGACCTTAGCCAAAGTGTGCCCAGTACTCCCATTCTGCACAAACAACAGCGATCGCAGATGATCAGCGACCTGGTGCTGGAGGAGGACGAGGAGCAGATGCTGAGCGAACAGATGAAGCGGGCCAGCGTTACAACGCTGCCGGCACAGAACCAATTGCGTTTGATTACACACCTCCCGGCCAACGAGCTGGTCAAGGTGGTGACCTCCACTCCGCCACTGAACAGCGCGGAGGATGTTAGTGCCAAGCCGGCCATGAGCACCTTTAGGGGGGGAAGTGCGTCCCCTAAAACTCCAGATGAACTGGGCTTGGTCACCAACAGATTCAGCCGCTTGGATGCCAAAGCAGCGACAGAGGCCAACAACGTGGAGCTGCGCATTCACGAGGGACCCGTGCTGACGGCCCACACCCAGCGCCTGCTGCACACCACGTCctttgcgatcaagcgacccTCGCTGGCCAGCCGGAGCAGCGGCAGATCGTCGCTGAGCAGTGCCCAGTCGATGTACAACATTAACGAGCTGTCCACGCGGTTCACCAGCGATGCCGACCTGGTTTTCGACTCCGGACGCAAGGCAGCCGCACTGTTGGACGAGGTGCAGCCGCAGCTGAGGTCCTCCGTTAAGCCCGGACACAGTCACCTCAATGGAAGCGTGGCATCGGCGGACTCGGCCGCCTCCTCCGAAGATTTCTACTACGATCTGTATACGGCCAAGTACAGATTGCCGAGG CAACTACAGCAGCGGCTGCAACAAGAGGTTAGTCCTTTAATCTATCCCCAATGTGCTTCCCAACTGTACGATATGGTTCAATATCCGATATCTGACGGTTCCGGAAGGCACTGT CGCCTGGAGGAGACCTTCGCCCAGCAGCTCGACGAAATGGAGACCCTGTACGGCGGAGCACTGATTGTGTCCATGCCCTCGGCCACGCTGCAGCGAGATCACTTCACCGGCTCGACGCGCAGCAGCCTGAGTTCGTATTCCGAGGGCTGA
- the LOC119548993 gene encoding serine/threonine-protein kinase 10 isoform X2: MSFINNLKKVFHLGGGEAKKKRLYNNIKMDTDPEELWEMVGELGDGAFGKVYKAQHKEHKRYAAAKMCQLEDEENLSDHMVEIDILSEIKHPNIVELYEAFSLDDKLWMLIEYCDGGALDSIMVELEKPLTEPQIAYVCKHMTEGLTFLHRNKVIHRDLKAGNVLLTMEGGVKLADFGVSAKNKHTMQKHDTFIGTPYWMAPELVLCETFRDNPYDHKVDIWSLGITLIELAQMEPPNSEMSPMRVLLKIQKSEPPKLEQPSRWSKEFNDFLKKSLVKDPQVRPTTDVLMQHGFINRNLDSKPIKDLLLEYKAEVVEEVVDDETEKLKRQVKRRSLYQREPRNSALQLDLDDDSASLQSQDIDKLPGTPTSILRDAKEQSQPSSSLPIAAAATAAAAAATTTTKATTPDRPNHTKDDNAEAAAQQPPHTKVPAPAPPSSQQTPTPQVQQPPTPPAQTTAAVLQKKQEDAAAVAEAAEKTESDKKHFVKKEKGKAPPPPSPLGLANAKLPSDSQTSPKKLATPEPASPVTTAIEVAIGQETMEPKPQPPSPTASSIVSVQSVASSSSSGSVSNAILSSSTSLITINSDPPTPQHHQPLPPQAQHLVLPNSLESVSQITVVTSTHPPVIIDNSVPPPQNEVIIVSNDLNKSTHLHESSTDDDFPSLDDSLGDASTPPHKQSSMILAVNEPAGIVPAPPPQPQTASTVHARKLDESEVLIVSPSYADDDSAYNTASGSHSHDHSDHLMDTSHVSVVTVGDEVVKVKDSSNELGKRQPNGVGIVPEDVNIIVNRFKHDKRSPDSSLSENGSVRGRRGIEVQVGGSGGSDVDSIGTNTSQDSRHETDHNNKPPPAAVLMPPPPPSVTNNHNHETIDEEEEVVIRPKARVPPVVKGVNAQGLTKEEIELRNLRKKTRKRTRKFEIDGVQMTTTTSRVIYGDDENGRIYDDHDFRKQELRELKMLQKQEKKQQTELYVKEQQAKEQQDRRFEQERSSLEKTYEADMDMLARQHKQLVEKTEQTQENELRSSSKRIRSEQEQELKIFRENLKQEIRLLKQEVDLFPKDKRKDEFKQRRSAMELDHEEKERAFLDSLKERHELLLRRLSEKHRDHLATINRNFLQQKQNAMRTREALLWELEEKQLHERHQLSKRHVKDLCFMQRHQMIIRHEKELDQVKRMLQRKEEDMVKKQTMEKRALPKRIRAERKARDLMFRESLRISTHLDPDIERDRLKKFQEQEKKRYMQEERRFEVKHQKQLEELRATRESAIKELEQLQNEKRRALVEHEQSKLSEIDERLKGELREWREQLVPRKQRLEETFAQQLDEMETLYGGALIVSMPSATLQRDHFTGSTRSSLSSYSEG; this comes from the exons ATGTCTTTTATCAACAACCTGAAGAAGGTCTTCCACCTCGGCGGGGGTGAGGCCAAGAAGAAGCGCCTGTACAACAACATTAAGATGGACACGGATCCGGAGGAGCTCTGGGAAATGGTGGGGGAGCTGGGCGATGGGGCCTTCGGCAAGGTCTACAAGGCCCAGCACAAGGAGCACAAGCGCTACGCCGCCGCCAAGATGTGCCAGCTGGAGGACGAGGAGAACCTCAGCGatcacatggtcgagatcgaTATTCTCTCGGAGATCAAGCACCCGAATATAGTGGAGCTTTATGAAGCCTTCTCCCTCGACGACAAGCTGTGG ATGCTCATCGAGTACTGCGACGGCGGAGCCCTGGACAGCATCATGGTGGAGCTAGAGAAGCCCCTGACTGAGCCGCAGATTGCCTATGTTTGCAAACACATGACCGAGGGTCTCACCTTCCTGCACCGCAACAAAGTCATTCATCGCGATTTAAAGGCAGGAAACGTGCTGCTCACCATGGAAGGTGGCGTTAAGTTGG CGGACTTTGGTGTTTCGGCCAAGAACAAACACACCATGCAGAAGCACGACACCTTCATCGGCACTCCCTACTGGATGGCCCCGGAGCTGGTGCTCTGCGAAACGTTCCGGGACAACCCGTACGATCACAAAGTAGACATCTGGTCACTGGGCATCACGCTCATCGAGCTGGCCCAGATGGAGCCTCCCAACAGCGAGATGTCACCCATGCGAGTCCTGCTCAAGATCCAAAAGAGCGAGCCCCCCAAGCTGGAGCAGCCCTCCAGGTGGAGCAAGGAGTTCAATGACTTCCTCAAGAAGTCCTTAGTCAAG GATCCCCAGGTTAGGCCCACGACGGATGTGCTGATGCAGCATGGCTTCATCAACAGGAATCTGGATTCCAAGCCCATCAAGGATCTGCTGCTCGAGTACAAGGCCGAGGTCGTGGAGGAGGTGGTGGACGACGAGACCGAG AAGCTTAAACGCCAAGTGAAGCGGCGCTCGCTCTATCAGAGG GAACCCCGCAACTCGGCGCTCCAGCTCGACCTGGACGATGACTCTGCTTCGCTGCAGAGCCAAGACATTGACAAAC TTCCAGGTACACCTACATCCATTTTGCGGGATGCCAAAGAGCAGTCCCAACCAAGTAGCAGTTTACCAATCGCAGCAGcggcaactgcagcagcagcagcagctacaACCACAACTAAAGCAACCACTCCGGACAGACCAAACCACACAAAGGATGACAATGCTGAAGCGGCAGCCCAGCAGCCGCCGCATACCAAAGTGCCTGCTCCAGCGCCGCCGTCGTCCCAACAAACGCCAACACCGCAAGTCCAGCAGCCACCTACACCACCAGCACAAACCACAGCGGCCGTGCTGCAAAAGAAACAAGAGGATGCGGCAGCTGTTGCAGAAGCAGCCGAAAAAACCGAGTCCGACAAGAAG CACTTTGTCAAAAAGGAAAAGGGCAAAGCCCCGCCCCCACCGTCACCGTTGGGCCTTGCAAATGCCAAGCTTCCCAGCGATTCCCAGACATCTCCCAAAAAACTGGCTACGCCTGAACCCGCCTCCCCAGTCACCACGGCCATTGAGGTGGCCATTGGCCAAGAGACGATGGAGCCGAAACCGCAGCCGCCCTCGCCCACAGCCTCCTCCATTGTGTCCGTGCAATCGGTGGCCTCCTCCAGCTCCTCGGGCAGTGTTTCGAACGCTATCCTCAGTTCAAGTACTTCCCTGATCACCATCAACAGCGATCCGCCCACACCGCAGCATCATCAACCGCTGCCCCCACAAGCGCAGCATTTGGTTCTGCCAAACAGTTTGGAGTCGGTGAGTCAGATAACAGTGGTGACTAGCACCCATCCGCCGGTGATCATCGACAACTCGGTGCCACCGCCGCAGAACGAGGTGATCATCGTGTCCAACGATCTGAACAAGAGCACTCACCTCCACGAGTCTTCGACGGATGACGACTTCCCATCGCTGGACGACAGCTTGGGCGATGCCAGCACTCCGCCCCACAAGCAATCCTCAATGATATTGGCTGTTAATGAGCCAGCAGGAATAGTTCCTGCTCCACCGCCGCAGCCGCAAACTGCTTCCACAGTGCACGCACGCAAGCTGGACGAGAGTGAGGTACTGATTGTAAGTCCGTCCTACGCGGATGATGACTCGGCTTATAACACGGCATCAGGCAGTCACAGTCACGACCACAGCGACCATCTGATGGACACGAGCCACGTGTCAGTGGTTACCGTGGGCGATGAGGTGGTCAAGGTGAAGGATAGCAGCAATGAGCTGGGCAAGCGCCAGCCCAACGGAGTCGGTATTGTGCCCGAGGACGTGAACATCATTGTGAACCGATTCAAGCATGATAAGCGATCGCCGGACAGCTCGCTGAGCGAGAATGGCTCGGTGCGCGGACGTCGAGGTATTGAGGTGCAGGTTGGCGGCAGCGGAGGATCCGACGTGGACAGCATTGGCACCAACACTAGTCAGGACAGCCGGCACGAGACGGATCACAATAACAAGCCTCCACCAGCGGCTGTGCTGATGCCTCCACCGCCTCCGTCGGTGACGAATAACCACAATCATGAGACCatcgacgaggaggaggaggtcgTGATTCGGCCCAAGGCGAGAGTTCCGCCCGTGGTCAAGGGAGTCAACGCTCAAGGTCTCACTAAGGAGGAGATTGAGCTGCGCAATCTGCGCAAGAAGACACGTAAGCGCACCCGCAAATTCGAGATCGATGGCGTGCAGATGACCACCACCACAAGTCGTGTGATCTACGGCGACGACGAGAACGGACGAATCTACGATGACCACGACTTCCGCAAGCAGGAGCTGCGCGAACTGAAGATGCTCCAGAAGCAGGAGAAGAAACAGCAGACCGAACTGTACGTAAAGGAGCAGCAGGCCAAGGAGCAGCAGGATCGCCGCTTTGAGCAGGAGCGGTCCTCGCTGGAGAAGACATACGAGGCGGACATGGATATGTTGGCGCGCCAACACAAGCAGCTAGTAGAAAAGACAGAGCAGACGCAGGAGAACGAGCTGCGTTCCTCGTCGAAGCGTATTCGCTCCGAGCAAGAGCAAGAGCTGAAGATCTTCCGCGAGAACCTCAAGCAGGAGATCCGGCTGCTCAAGCAGGAGGTGGACCTATTCCCCAAGGACAAACGCAAGGACGAGTTCAAGCAGCGCCGCTCGGCCATGGAACTTGATCACGAGGAGAAGGAGCGCGCCTTCCTCGATTCCTTGAAGGAGAGGCATGAGCTTCTATTAAGACGACTTAGCGAGAAGCATCGTGACCACCTGGCCACCATCAACCGCAACTTCCTGCAGCAGAAGCAGAACGCGATGAGAACGAGGGAAGCACTGCTCTGGGAGTTGGAGGAGAAGCAGCTGCACGAGCGACACCAGCTGTCCAAGCGGCATGTAAAGGACCTCTGTTTCATGCAGCGACACCAGATGATTATCCGCCACGAGAAGGAGCTTGATCAGGTGAAACGCATGCTGCAACGCAAGGAGGAGGACATGGTTAAGAAGCAGACGATGGAGAAGCGGGCGCTACCCAAGCGAATCCGAGCAGAGCGCAAGGCACGAGACCTTATGTTCCGTGAGTCCCTACGTATTTCCACGCACCTAGATCCAGACATTGAACGCGATCGATTGAAGAAG TTCCAGGAGCAGGAAAAGAAGCGCTACATGCAGGAGGAGCGAAGGTTCGAGGTCAAGCATCAAAAGCAATTGGAAGAGCTACGCGCCACACGCGAAAGCGCCATAAA AGAGCTGGAGCAACTTCAGAACGAGAAGCGAAGGGCTCTGGTGGAGCACGAGCAATCCAAGCTATCGGAGATCGATGAGCGACTAAAGGGGGAGCTGCGCGAGTGGCGCGAACAGTTGGTGCCCCGCAAACAG CGCCTGGAGGAGACCTTCGCCCAGCAGCTCGACGAAATGGAGACCCTGTACGGCGGAGCACTGATTGTGTCCATGCCCTCGGCCACGCTGCAGCGAGATCACTTCACCGGCTCGACGCGCAGCAGCCTGAGTTCGTATTCCGAGGGCTGA